One genomic region from Reichenbachiella ulvae encodes:
- a CDS encoding YgaP family membrane protein, whose translation MNKLIESLTYSFAQNMNGTDRGLRLVAGLSEPLLSLTGVISGPLETVLNIAAMIMVVSGFSGKCFIYHLTGKCSLPTQPKKTSPSKELCTTSSCS comes from the coding sequence ATGAACAAACTGATCGAATCCCTCACCTATAGCTTTGCTCAAAACATGAACGGCACTGACCGGGGCTTGAGACTAGTGGCAGGACTTTCAGAACCTCTTCTTTCACTCACAGGTGTCATTAGTGGTCCATTAGAAACCGTTTTGAATATTGCCGCCATGATCATGGTGGTATCAGGCTTTTCAGGCAAATGTTTCATCTACCATCTGACAGGAAAATGCTCACTGCCCACTCAACCCAAAAAAACTTCGCCATCTAAAGAGCTATGCACAACAAGCTCCTGCTCTTAA
- a CDS encoding lactonase family protein produces MKTQIIPVLLLVVAIACSSPKKDMSNTQPVETTELVNIIVGTYTSKDSKGIYRVKFNPETGALSDTSLLVETTDPSYLAQSSDGEQVYAINAVGDGDVYAFEWNEDRSKLIELSHRKSMGDNPCYVALSPEDQSLALANYGSGNVVTYPVNSDGTIGEAGTARQHEGQGGDMDRQAGPHAHFSQFSSDGKYLYAVDLGTDQVIYYPMDSGRMGEGKVALQLDPADGPRHLDFHPSKAFVYVINELNSTIVAAKVLEDGSFERIEKVSTLPEGYEGESYCADIHVSKDGRFLYGSNRGHNSIAIFSIEEDGKLKMVATESVFGNWPRNFTLSPDNKFLLVANKKSDNITVFKRDDKTGMLHFTDQQIQLSQPVCLVFEK; encoded by the coding sequence ATGAAAACTCAAATTATACCTGTGCTGCTCTTGGTCGTAGCGATCGCCTGTAGTAGCCCTAAGAAAGATATGTCCAACACTCAACCTGTAGAAACAACGGAATTAGTCAATATTATAGTCGGGACCTATACCAGCAAAGACAGCAAAGGAATCTATCGCGTAAAGTTCAACCCTGAAACAGGGGCGCTTTCTGACACCTCTCTTTTGGTAGAAACTACTGACCCATCTTATTTAGCTCAAAGCAGTGATGGAGAACAAGTCTATGCTATCAATGCCGTAGGAGATGGAGATGTTTATGCTTTTGAATGGAATGAAGATCGATCAAAGCTGATTGAACTAAGCCATCGAAAGAGCATGGGGGATAATCCTTGCTATGTGGCGCTGAGCCCGGAGGATCAGTCACTGGCTTTGGCCAATTATGGGAGTGGAAACGTAGTTACCTATCCAGTCAATTCTGATGGTACGATTGGGGAGGCAGGTACTGCCCGACAGCACGAGGGACAGGGTGGCGATATGGATAGACAAGCCGGTCCACATGCACACTTCTCGCAGTTTTCTTCTGATGGCAAATATTTGTATGCAGTAGACCTGGGCACGGATCAGGTGATCTACTATCCGATGGATTCTGGACGAATGGGAGAAGGTAAAGTCGCGTTACAATTGGATCCGGCAGACGGACCTCGTCATTTGGATTTTCATCCTAGCAAAGCTTTTGTCTACGTGATCAATGAGCTAAACAGCACCATTGTAGCTGCTAAAGTTTTGGAAGATGGTAGTTTCGAAAGGATAGAAAAAGTAAGTACGCTCCCAGAGGGATACGAAGGAGAAAGCTACTGCGCCGATATCCATGTGTCTAAGGATGGTAGATTCCTTTATGGCTCGAACCGTGGACATAATAGCATTGCGATATTCTCAATTGAGGAAGATGGGAAATTGAAAATGGTGGCGACCGAGTCCGTTTTTGGAAACTGGCCTAGAAACTTCACCTTGTCTCCAGACAATAAGTTTTTGTTGGTGGCAAATAAAAAGTCTGACAATATCACCGTGTTCAAACGTGATGACAAAACAGGGATGCTGCATTTTACAGATCAGCAGATCCAGCTTTCACAACCTGTTTGTTTGGTGTTCGAAAAATAA
- a CDS encoding Crp/Fnr family transcriptional regulator has protein sequence MSQLLFDNLKSKTKITEEEFERFQKYLKTRRLEKNETLLRRGETAKYMAFVQEGVICTLSIDEKGEKHVIQIGLQNHWITDLFSLFAGEPSSYDIIAIETSEVILLSREAFEEACFEIPTLERFFRLLIQNGYVSTLKRISRIYSTSAEQRYLDLVTNNSEIIHQIPQHLVASYLGIKPQSLSRIRKQLMEKDF, from the coding sequence ATGTCCCAATTACTTTTTGATAACCTAAAATCAAAAACGAAAATCACCGAAGAGGAATTCGAACGATTCCAAAAATATCTCAAGACTCGTCGACTCGAAAAAAATGAAACCCTGCTCCGACGTGGCGAAACAGCCAAATACATGGCCTTCGTTCAGGAAGGGGTCATTTGCACCCTATCTATAGATGAAAAAGGTGAAAAGCATGTGATTCAGATCGGATTGCAAAATCATTGGATCACCGATCTGTTCAGTCTATTTGCCGGGGAGCCTAGCTCCTACGACATCATAGCCATAGAAACCAGTGAGGTCATACTGCTCAGTAGAGAGGCATTTGAAGAAGCCTGTTTTGAGATACCCACACTAGAGCGATTCTTTAGACTACTGATTCAAAACGGCTATGTAAGTACGCTCAAAAGGATCTCCAGAATCTACAGTACCAGCGCAGAGCAACGCTATCTAGATCTGGTCACTAATAACAGTGAAATCATTCATCAGATTCCGCAGCATTTGGTAGCCTCCTATCTGGGCATCAAGCCCCAGTCCCTGAGCCGCATCAGAAAACAACTGATGGAAAAGGACTTTTGA
- a CDS encoding immunity 49 family protein, translating into MERNERLIETIKSNESVREGWLQAFSKQISDEDLKWGAGIVWYDHQRLALKSYFIEDSLTETKIHFYTCGRLDEYLINHYNDRILEYGMAHISYALLSDHRGLIRRYADLAHPGYDKITKKGSIIYAMQLAIKDRLDHGYVDILDALSQKKGQTAIQPDVRFFRALIEKDKPGCEAAINELLTPKKHKQRNKYMELVNEFISHPAIGYTKLAWLKGVEVVIDNPLVPNSLLPINPNESYAEEYEFLKQY; encoded by the coding sequence ATGGAACGAAACGAAAGGTTGATAGAAACAATTAAATCAAATGAATCGGTTCGAGAGGGTTGGCTACAAGCATTTTCTAAGCAAATCAGTGATGAAGATTTAAAGTGGGGGGCAGGAATTGTTTGGTATGATCATCAGAGGCTTGCCTTGAAATCCTACTTTATAGAAGATTCACTAACAGAGACAAAAATACATTTTTACACTTGTGGCAGGCTTGACGAGTATCTTATTAACCACTACAATGATCGAATATTAGAATATGGAATGGCACACATATCTTACGCCCTTTTAAGTGATCATCGGGGACTGATACGTCGGTATGCGGATTTGGCTCATCCGGGTTATGATAAGATCACCAAAAAAGGATCTATTATTTATGCCATGCAGTTGGCTATAAAAGATAGGCTAGATCATGGGTACGTGGATATTTTGGATGCACTAAGTCAAAAGAAAGGACAAACTGCCATCCAGCCTGATGTGCGTTTTTTTAGAGCTTTGATCGAAAAGGATAAACCGGGTTGTGAAGCAGCAATTAATGAGTTGTTGACACCAAAAAAACACAAGCAACGCAATAAATACATGGAGCTGGTCAATGAGTTTATATCGCATCCGGCCATTGGTTATACCAAACTGGCCTGGCTTAAAGGGGTAGAAGTAGTAATAGATAACCCTTTGGTTCCTAACTCTCTGTTGCCTATCAATCCAAATGAGAGTTATGCGGAAGAATATGAGTTTTTAAAGCAATATTAA
- a CDS encoding DUF6686 family protein — protein sequence MSKCKPIILSQGPQYCVSQCEDCQRVGLHYHHLMIGFELREFRQFTKQYLALPLDRHLMLFPDGSERIILNTPHPDIQLNLTRQEFNQLADLLQQARLMLDVRELI from the coding sequence ATGAGCAAATGCAAACCGATAATATTATCTCAAGGGCCTCAATACTGTGTAAGTCAGTGTGAAGATTGTCAGCGAGTAGGGCTTCATTATCATCATCTGATGATTGGGTTTGAATTACGAGAGTTTCGCCAATTTACCAAACAGTATTTGGCGCTACCACTGGATCGGCACTTGATGCTTTTTCCTGATGGAAGTGAGCGTATCATACTTAATACACCTCATCCTGATATTCAACTGAACCTCACACGTCAGGAATTCAATCAATTAGCTGACTTACTCCAACAAGCAAGATTGATGCTGGATGTCAGGGAGTTGATTTAA
- a CDS encoding DUF4249 domain-containing protein produces the protein MKRFLTIILILSGCIEPFEFSRNNEDPQLVVEAFVSDLSYTESLDAPSNGRYFTVKLKVTRPVGPTIQNRVAPFADIKLIDDMDNVWSYVENFNDWGTYVLLDKAFKARIDRSYKLQITMRDGLIYESDWEKLPNTESCEIEDIWFNEDERKVYEYPAGKQTIVDQKIINVSSSIPINSERDTRYMKWVYAPMWIYEAPLASGPYSDYKTCWITNDLYLNDYALQEDAVGGFDKVLFTMQTEKNNRIYKNFSVLIYQQYISKDYFYFWKLMKEQSDPNGIFDAPPANLPSNLVCVNDPSKKPIGYFGVVKEKAKRWYFHKGELSYYIEDDLRKECLVKYNRPDDPPDYAPECLSCLAYTKGEATLNRPSWWIDN, from the coding sequence TTGAAGCGTTTTTTAACAATCATATTAATATTATCGGGCTGTATAGAACCTTTCGAGTTCAGTCGAAACAATGAGGATCCACAGTTGGTTGTTGAAGCTTTTGTGTCTGATTTGTCTTACACTGAAAGCCTGGATGCTCCTTCAAATGGTAGGTATTTTACTGTAAAGCTAAAAGTCACTCGTCCAGTAGGGCCAACAATCCAAAATCGAGTTGCTCCTTTTGCCGATATAAAACTGATTGATGACATGGATAATGTATGGTCCTATGTAGAAAATTTCAATGATTGGGGCACTTATGTTTTGTTAGACAAAGCATTCAAAGCTAGAATAGATAGAAGCTACAAACTTCAAATCACCATGCGAGATGGATTGATTTATGAATCTGACTGGGAGAAACTACCGAATACGGAATCCTGTGAAATAGAAGATATTTGGTTCAATGAAGATGAAAGAAAAGTATATGAATACCCGGCAGGTAAACAAACCATTGTAGATCAAAAAATCATAAACGTATCATCCTCTATTCCCATAAATTCAGAAAGAGATACCAGGTACATGAAATGGGTATATGCCCCCATGTGGATTTACGAGGCACCTCTGGCTAGTGGACCTTACAGCGACTATAAAACTTGCTGGATAACCAATGATCTTTACCTAAATGACTATGCACTTCAAGAGGATGCAGTCGGTGGATTTGATAAGGTTTTATTCACTATGCAAACCGAAAAAAACAATAGAATTTACAAGAATTTTTCTGTTCTGATCTATCAACAATATATCTCAAAAGATTATTTCTACTTCTGGAAACTGATGAAGGAACAATCAGATCCAAACGGAATATTTGATGCTCCTCCAGCCAATTTACCCTCTAATCTCGTTTGTGTCAATGACCCCTCTAAAAAACCCATAGGGTATTTTGGTGTGGTGAAAGAGAAAGCCAAAAGATGGTACTTTCATAAGGGAGAGCTCTCCTATTACATAGAAGATGATTTGAGAAAGGAATGTCTTGTAAAATACAACAGGCCAGATGATCCACCTGATTATGCCCCCGAATGCCTCAGCTGCCTCGCTTATACAAAAGGTGAGGCGACCCTGAATAGACCATCTTGGTGGATCGATAATTAA
- a CDS encoding transposase produces MGRKYAIRDQLSIHSVTFTVVNWINIFIRDYYKETILSSLKYCQENKHLQVHAYCIMTSHVHLIISVSEGELSDVIRDLKSFTSRQIKEILQDKAYAESRREWLLWMFERAGKKNKRNGDFQLWQQHNHPIELSTNEMIDQRLEYLPDPAGGCTQQSVRSRLRF; encoded by the coding sequence ATGGGTAGAAAATACGCCATACGAGATCAGCTTTCGATTCATAGCGTGACGTTTACGGTGGTAAACTGGATAAATATATTTATACGAGACTATTACAAAGAAACCATATTATCAAGTCTGAAGTATTGTCAAGAAAACAAGCATCTGCAAGTACATGCTTATTGCATCATGACAAGTCACGTTCATTTGATTATTAGTGTGTCTGAAGGAGAGCTCTCAGATGTAATTCGAGATTTAAAGAGTTTCACATCTAGACAGATCAAGGAAATCTTGCAGGATAAGGCATATGCAGAAAGTCGTAGAGAGTGGCTGTTGTGGATGTTCGAAAGAGCGGGAAAGAAAAATAAAAGGAATGGAGATTTTCAGTTGTGGCAACAACACAATCATCCAATAGAATTGTCAACCAATGAGATGATAGATCAACGATTGGAGTACCTGCCCGATCCGGCAGGGGGGTGTACACAACAATCCGTTAGAAGCAGGCTTCGTTTTTAA
- a CDS encoding TlpA family protein disulfide reductase, which yields MLSEGAQLQATAGQYTYLQLWGSWCQPCLDQTPKIKALQNDFGQKLNIIGVNYKEENAEDAQSAISTNDMDWAQVQANEDLIKNLGSPGFVPCGILFDEQGQLVKYGVSPAEVRTLLSTSL from the coding sequence CTGCTGTCTGAGGGGGCTCAACTACAAGCTACGGCCGGACAATACACTTATCTGCAGCTCTGGGGCAGCTGGTGCCAGCCTTGCCTGGACCAAACACCAAAAATCAAAGCACTACAAAATGATTTTGGCCAAAAACTCAACATCATAGGGGTCAACTATAAGGAAGAAAACGCAGAAGATGCCCAAAGTGCCATCTCCACAAACGATATGGACTGGGCACAGGTACAAGCGAATGAAGATTTGATAAAAAATCTAGGGAGCCCTGGTTTCGTTCCCTGTGGGATATTATTCGACGAGCAAGGACAACTGGTAAAATATGGCGTTTCGCCTGCAGAGGTCCGCACTCTTCTTAGTACCAGTCTGTAA
- a CDS encoding MBL fold metallo-hydrolase encodes MYHIERTNRRTKSSLTLFAGILLGIATIFSACEEEDFESKNIALQQVVQAVGGAQVLEQITHMAYQAEGQFIEPHQEGEEIQSYDHVSATFKYKALTSLNHRQLLYEWTQEFIYPFPYNGTSTVIIDDQNGSIEGAHGLGSRFFGFDAAAALYSSRLEAILKTEIMSNPLELIKALQNEPKQSSLDQSFSLSQGADLPEIKVHIDEETLLPTHASTVEADFLLGNVTFEVRYSDWKKVEKSVYYPTQLDYYLGDDLIRTETLSEVSTNPSIDSETFVPHAEGSYDEEQGRYGILSSQWYHRMFSFGFSQDLPMDEVQISEVGANVHLISGGAELAYVVLAVETENGIVLIEPALNPRRSQAVADKIKATFPNQEIIAVAATHHHMDHFGGFSYFAEQGADLYIGASAIPFIEEVLSADHSLMGLDLQDIMIHGISQASSIEGAFQALPLQTPHTEDMLVFYFDAIKALYVGDIFNAGLYYGYDYYSEGTQDILRERAQLLRDFIAEQGIEVETLLTVHGGSTNIEELHMLADR; translated from the coding sequence ATGTATCACATAGAAAGAACAAACCGACGAACAAAAAGCTCACTAACCCTATTCGCAGGCATCCTTTTGGGTATTGCTACGATATTCTCCGCTTGTGAGGAGGAAGATTTCGAATCCAAAAACATTGCGCTGCAGCAGGTAGTACAGGCCGTAGGAGGCGCTCAGGTCCTGGAGCAGATCACTCACATGGCTTACCAGGCCGAAGGGCAATTTATCGAGCCTCATCAGGAGGGCGAGGAGATCCAGTCTTACGATCATGTGTCTGCCACATTCAAATACAAGGCACTGACCTCCCTCAACCACAGACAGCTGCTCTACGAATGGACGCAGGAGTTTATCTACCCCTTTCCCTACAACGGTACATCGACAGTAATCATCGATGACCAAAACGGTTCCATAGAAGGAGCACATGGCCTGGGCAGTCGATTTTTTGGCTTTGATGCCGCCGCTGCTCTCTACTCTTCTCGTCTGGAGGCTATCCTGAAAACCGAAATCATGTCCAATCCACTAGAGTTGATCAAAGCACTGCAAAATGAACCCAAACAATCATCACTGGACCAGAGCTTCAGCCTGAGTCAGGGAGCAGACTTGCCTGAAATCAAAGTTCATATCGATGAGGAAACTCTGCTGCCAACCCATGCCTCTACTGTAGAAGCAGACTTTTTGTTAGGCAATGTGACTTTTGAGGTTCGATACTCTGATTGGAAAAAGGTCGAGAAGTCTGTCTACTACCCCACACAGCTGGACTACTACCTGGGTGATGACCTGATCAGAACGGAAACCCTGAGCGAAGTAAGTACCAACCCTAGCATAGACTCAGAGACTTTCGTACCTCACGCCGAGGGCAGCTATGACGAGGAGCAAGGCAGATATGGCATCTTATCTTCGCAGTGGTATCATAGAATGTTCTCCTTTGGATTCTCTCAGGATCTCCCAATGGACGAAGTACAAATCTCTGAAGTAGGCGCGAACGTTCATCTGATCTCTGGTGGTGCCGAACTGGCCTATGTCGTGCTGGCAGTGGAGACCGAAAACGGAATCGTACTGATAGAGCCCGCCTTGAACCCACGCAGATCACAGGCAGTAGCAGACAAGATCAAAGCTACTTTTCCCAATCAGGAAATCATAGCAGTAGCGGCTACCCATCACCACATGGATCACTTTGGTGGCTTCTCCTATTTTGCCGAACAAGGGGCCGACCTATACATAGGCGCCAGCGCTATACCATTCATAGAAGAGGTTCTTAGCGCAGATCACAGCTTGATGGGTCTTGATTTGCAAGACATCATGATCCATGGCATCTCACAAGCTTCAAGTATAGAAGGAGCTTTTCAGGCCCTCCCTCTTCAAACGCCACATACAGAGGACATGCTCGTATTCTATTTTGATGCGATCAAAGCGCTATATGTAGGCGACATATTCAATGCGGGTCTCTACTATGGGTACGATTACTACTCTGAAGGTACGCAAGACATCCTCCGCGAAAGAGCCCAATTACTGAGAGACTTCATCGCTGAGCAAGGAATAGAGGTAGAGACGCTCCTAACTGTACATGGTGGCAGTACTAATATCGAGGAACTGCACATGCTGGCTGACCGATAA
- a CDS encoding iron-containing alcohol dehydrogenase, producing the protein MRNFELYNPTNLVFGKDQIKKISNLIPEGSKVLMLYGGGSIKTNGVYEQVIAALSKFEVIEFAGIEANPEYSTLIKALDVIKKEKIDFMLAVGGGSVIDGTKFLSSAALYEGDSPWDILANRIRTTKGLPFGTVLTLPATGSEMNSGAVVSRKETNEKLPMGGPGLFPQFSICDPSVVASIPERQLANGVADAYTHVLEQYMTYPTEAHLQDRISESILQTLIEVAPRIMKDPSNYDVAANFMWCCTMALNGLIQKGVPTDWSVHMIAHEITAHYGVDHARTLAIILPSAYEYQFDKKKEKLAQYAERVWNISEGTVEEKAKKAIEKTESFYQSMGIQTRLSEYTDDYQGFASKAAKSLEAHGMSKLGEHGDITPDVVEKIVEMAY; encoded by the coding sequence ATGAGAAATTTTGAACTTTATAATCCAACTAATCTGGTCTTTGGAAAAGACCAAATCAAAAAAATATCGAACCTGATACCTGAAGGGAGCAAAGTATTGATGCTCTATGGTGGGGGCAGTATCAAAACCAATGGTGTCTACGAACAGGTAATAGCGGCTCTTTCAAAATTTGAAGTGATCGAGTTTGCAGGTATTGAGGCCAATCCAGAATACAGCACGCTCATCAAGGCACTGGATGTAATCAAAAAAGAAAAGATAGATTTTATGCTGGCTGTAGGGGGTGGCTCGGTAATCGACGGCACCAAGTTCTTATCTTCAGCAGCACTCTATGAAGGCGACAGTCCATGGGACATTCTCGCGAACAGAATCAGAACCACCAAAGGACTTCCCTTCGGCACGGTACTAACGCTGCCTGCCACAGGTAGCGAGATGAACAGTGGCGCGGTAGTCAGTCGCAAGGAAACCAATGAGAAGCTACCAATGGGTGGGCCAGGACTGTTTCCTCAATTTTCCATTTGTGATCCGTCAGTAGTGGCAAGCATCCCGGAACGTCAGTTGGCCAATGGGGTGGCCGATGCTTATACCCATGTACTAGAGCAATACATGACCTACCCCACTGAGGCACATCTGCAGGATCGCATTTCGGAATCCATTCTGCAGACGTTGATCGAAGTGGCTCCCAGGATCATGAAAGATCCGAGCAACTATGACGTAGCTGCCAATTTCATGTGGTGCTGTACCATGGCACTGAATGGTTTGATCCAAAAAGGGGTGCCGACGGATTGGTCAGTTCATATGATCGCTCATGAGATCACCGCCCACTATGGCGTAGACCATGCACGTACATTGGCTATCATTTTGCCTAGTGCCTACGAATATCAGTTTGACAAGAAGAAAGAAAAGCTGGCACAATATGCCGAGCGCGTTTGGAATATCTCTGAAGGAACTGTGGAAGAAAAGGCGAAAAAGGCCATTGAAAAAACCGAGTCATTCTATCAGTCGATGGGAATCCAAACTCGATTGAGTGAGTACACGGACGATTACCAGGGATTTGCCAGCAAAGCCGCCAAGAGTCTGGAGGCGCATGGTATGTCCAAGTTGGGCGAGCATGGTGACATCACACCTGATGTGGTTGAAAAAATCGTAGAGATGGCTTACTAG
- a CDS encoding dienelactone hydrolase family protein, translating into MMIIKNLYYIGVLLTLIISTGCDESATEEIANWTWLDTADSFNAIDISPGTVSDVVLEIPDAPYEYSFRVISPKVIDEENGNPLVLSLHGGVGGASWEAHKSTQCIQPALESINAFIISPNADRVQWYEYYNQEKIVRILNLAIRNWPVDPTKLVVTGFSDGGNGTWFFAEAYPTAFSAGIALASSYNTLTTDGGARKIETPLYVIHSTTDELFPLEQTQTWVSETQTAGSDVTFVVADGLSHYRPCDYDDYFADAVLWLENEVWN; encoded by the coding sequence ATGATGATAATTAAGAATTTATACTACATAGGGGTGCTATTGACACTAATCATATCTACTGGATGTGACGAAAGTGCCACTGAAGAAATAGCCAATTGGACCTGGTTAGATACTGCGGATTCTTTCAATGCCATTGACATTAGCCCTGGCACTGTATCAGATGTAGTTTTGGAGATTCCAGATGCTCCTTATGAATATTCCTTTAGAGTCATAAGCCCTAAAGTAATAGATGAAGAAAACGGAAACCCGCTGGTATTATCCCTACATGGTGGAGTAGGCGGAGCAAGCTGGGAGGCCCACAAAAGCACCCAATGTATCCAGCCAGCTTTAGAAAGTATCAATGCCTTTATCATTAGTCCAAATGCCGACCGGGTACAATGGTATGAATATTACAATCAAGAAAAAATTGTTAGAATCCTTAATCTAGCAATTAGAAATTGGCCCGTGGACCCAACTAAATTAGTCGTTACAGGCTTTAGTGATGGCGGAAACGGAACCTGGTTTTTTGCCGAGGCTTACCCTACTGCATTTTCAGCAGGCATCGCACTGGCCAGCTCCTACAATACATTAACAACGGATGGAGGAGCTCGAAAAATCGAAACCCCTTTATATGTTATTCATAGTACTACTGATGAACTTTTTCCTTTAGAGCAAACTCAGACTTGGGTTAGTGAAACTCAGACAGCAGGAAGTGATGTCACCTTTGTAGTTGCAGATGGATTGTCCCACTATCGTCCTTGTGATTACGATGATTACTTTGCAGATGCCGTTCTATGGCTTGAAAATGAAGTTTGGAATTAG